The proteins below are encoded in one region of Aphis gossypii isolate Hap1 unplaced genomic scaffold, ASM2018417v2 Contig00225, whole genome shotgun sequence:
- the LOC126553395 gene encoding uncharacterized protein LOC126553395, which translates to MFNHILFGPIFYYTAPGFSFDCMLKYTRVKLELLTEYDMLLMIEKGIRGGLTQASMRYAKANNEKTPDYDPTKSKSWLIYQDCNNLYGWAMSQHMPYGGFKWVEPKLEGLNDLNDTSPIGRIYEVDITYPKELHDKHNDLPFLPQNGIPVGSKVKKTHGTTSVEKKLYYSLPKPPTSYSQWTHS; encoded by the exons ATGTTTAACCACATACTGTTTGGACCCATCTTTTACTATACAGCACCAGGATTCTCCTTtgattgtatgttaaaatataccagAGTCAAATTAGAGTTACTCACAGAGTATGATATGCTGTTGATGATTGAAAagg gaatTCGAGGCGGTTTGACACAAGCAAGTATGAGGTATGCTAAAGCTAATAATGAAAAGACCCCAGATTATGATCCAACAAAGTCCAAATCATGGTTAATTTATCAAGatt gtaataatCTATACGGTTGGGCAATGTCACAACATATGCCCTATGGTGGTTTTAAGTGGGTTGAACCTAAACTAGAAGGGCTGAATGATTTGAACGATACATCACCCATCGGACGGATATATGAAGTTGACATTACTTATCCGAAAGAACTCCATGATAAACACAACGACTTACCTTTCCTACCACAAAACGGTATCCCAGTTggttcaaaagttaaaaaaacgcATGGCACCACTTCAgtcgaaaaaaaactatattattcattaccgAAACCTCCAACAAGCTATAGCCAATGGACTCATAgttga